The Marinobacter subterrani genome has a segment encoding these proteins:
- a CDS encoding DcaP family trimeric outer membrane transporter — translation MQSNNKLRMAIRATAAVAVFGVAGQAGAVSFTAGDYEMAVYGYARFNASYDIDENVSTSTRSFDYGKINVGAAEDNEATGYFGADAVQSRIGVKATSPEGVMVNIEGDFRPGNLRLRHAYGSYNGVLAGQTWSNFTSFVGNTSTLDFDSLPGAAGYQSRTPQIRYTTGALSFSAEDPKNSIANAGAAAKNGMPALTARLEDSAGGLSYSAAVLAQQVGYDTGTADGSSFGFGTFVAAKMSLTDMITIQGALSYTDGANSYLYRSAADSAYIGTNGDVETISGYGGTIGTGINLGGGRSINVGYGMTEVDLDDAVAAGAYTDDPTQSIAALMANYKWTPVKNVMMGVEYKYATRETQSGDDGDASSVAFAAQYNF, via the coding sequence ATGCAAAGCAACAACAAATTAAGAATGGCAATTCGTGCGACGGCAGCTGTGGCTGTTTTCGGTGTAGCCGGGCAGGCTGGCGCGGTCAGCTTCACAGCTGGCGACTATGAAATGGCGGTCTACGGATATGCTCGCTTCAATGCCAGCTACGATATTGATGAGAACGTATCAACGTCTACACGGTCATTCGACTACGGCAAAATCAATGTCGGCGCCGCTGAAGATAATGAAGCAACCGGTTACTTCGGCGCAGATGCAGTCCAGAGCCGGATCGGGGTCAAGGCCACTTCCCCTGAAGGCGTGATGGTCAACATTGAAGGTGACTTCCGTCCTGGAAATCTCAGGCTGCGTCACGCTTACGGTTCCTACAACGGTGTCCTGGCTGGCCAGACCTGGTCTAACTTCACAAGCTTCGTAGGCAACACTTCAACCCTGGACTTCGATTCCTTGCCTGGCGCCGCAGGCTACCAGAGCCGCACTCCTCAAATCCGTTACACCACTGGTGCTCTGTCGTTCTCGGCAGAGGATCCAAAGAACTCAATCGCTAACGCGGGCGCTGCCGCCAAAAATGGAATGCCGGCGCTGACCGCACGACTGGAAGATTCGGCCGGCGGCTTGTCATATTCCGCAGCTGTTCTTGCGCAACAGGTTGGCTATGATACCGGCACTGCGGACGGAAGTTCGTTCGGATTTGGAACCTTCGTAGCCGCCAAAATGTCCCTGACTGACATGATCACGATTCAGGGCGCGCTGAGCTATACCGACGGTGCGAACAGTTACCTGTATCGCTCTGCTGCTGACAGCGCATACATTGGCACCAACGGAGATGTCGAAACCATCTCCGGGTATGGTGGGACCATTGGCACCGGCATCAATCTCGGTGGTGGCCGCAGCATCAACGTTGGCTACGGCATGACTGAAGTTGACCTGGATGACGCGGTTGCCGCTGGAGCTTACACGGACGACCCCACACAGTCGATCGCTGCTTTGATGGCAAACTACAAGTGGACTCCGGTTAAAAACGTCATGATGGGCGTCGAGTACAAATACGCTACTCGTGAAACCCAGAGTGGTGACGACGGCGATGCCAGCAGCGTGGCATTTGCTGCCCAGTACAACTTCTAA
- the aceF gene encoding dihydrolipoyllysine-residue acetyltransferase, producing MSEQEIKVPDLGGADEVEIIEITVSAGDTVEAEDPILTIESDKASVELPSPGAGKITRITVKVGDKVKEGDVVGMMEPSDDAGGSDDSGDDEAEEKSEAKAEEKDEAKPEDKSEESKPAQKKAGGGSRKETVKVPALDGFDNVPVIEINVSEGDTIEVDDPLVMVESDKATMEIPSPYAGKVGKVLVSEGDKLSEGDKLLEMTVEEDGSSEEEASEDSGQEAKEDKEQKAKPQPDAEREPKQSESAPEPQGATYEPPSPGAKVHAGPAVRKLARELGADLTRVKGSGPKSRITKDDIHAYVKSQLKQAQQGGGVATGSGIPGVKLPDFSQFGETKREAMSRMMFATANNMQRSWLNVPHVTQFEDADITDMEDFRKAQKAAGEKKGVKMTPLPFLLKACATALAELPQFNVSLDMERKEVVRKQYIHIGIAVDTPNGLMVPVIRDVDKKGLWELAAESAELAQKARDKQLKPAEMQGACFTITSLGGIGGTAFTPIVNTPEVAILGVSKAAMKPVWDGKEFQPRLMLPLSLSYDHRAVNGADAARFTSVLSQLLGDIRTLLL from the coding sequence ATGAGTGAACAGGAAATCAAGGTTCCGGATCTCGGCGGTGCGGATGAGGTCGAGATCATCGAAATCACCGTCAGTGCAGGGGACACCGTTGAAGCAGAGGATCCGATTCTGACCATAGAGTCAGACAAGGCTTCCGTTGAGCTGCCATCGCCCGGCGCTGGCAAAATCACCAGGATCACCGTAAAAGTGGGTGACAAGGTGAAGGAAGGCGATGTGGTCGGGATGATGGAGCCCAGCGATGACGCTGGTGGCTCTGACGATTCCGGCGACGACGAGGCCGAGGAAAAGTCCGAAGCAAAAGCCGAGGAAAAGGACGAGGCCAAACCGGAAGACAAGTCTGAAGAGAGCAAGCCGGCGCAGAAGAAGGCTGGCGGCGGCTCCCGCAAGGAAACCGTGAAGGTGCCGGCGCTGGATGGCTTTGACAATGTTCCGGTTATCGAGATCAACGTTTCCGAAGGTGACACGATTGAGGTGGATGATCCACTGGTAATGGTGGAGTCCGACAAGGCCACCATGGAAATTCCCTCCCCCTACGCGGGCAAGGTGGGCAAGGTCCTGGTGTCTGAAGGCGACAAGCTCTCCGAAGGCGACAAGCTGCTGGAGATGACCGTTGAGGAAGACGGTAGCAGCGAGGAAGAAGCCTCTGAGGATTCCGGCCAGGAAGCAAAGGAAGACAAGGAACAGAAGGCGAAGCCCCAGCCGGACGCCGAGCGCGAGCCGAAGCAATCGGAGTCTGCACCTGAGCCCCAGGGTGCTACCTATGAGCCGCCCTCACCGGGGGCCAAGGTTCACGCCGGCCCTGCGGTGCGCAAGCTGGCCCGGGAGCTGGGCGCGGATCTCACCCGCGTCAAGGGCTCCGGCCCGAAGAGCAGGATTACCAAGGACGATATCCACGCCTATGTGAAGAGCCAGCTCAAACAGGCCCAGCAAGGCGGAGGCGTTGCCACCGGCTCTGGTATTCCGGGGGTCAAGCTGCCGGACTTCAGCCAGTTTGGTGAAACCAAGCGTGAGGCCATGTCGCGGATGATGTTTGCCACGGCCAACAACATGCAGCGCAGCTGGCTGAACGTGCCTCATGTGACGCAGTTCGAGGATGCGGATATCACCGATATGGAGGATTTCCGCAAGGCCCAGAAAGCGGCCGGCGAGAAGAAGGGCGTGAAGATGACGCCGCTGCCGTTCCTGCTGAAGGCCTGTGCCACGGCGCTGGCGGAACTGCCTCAGTTCAATGTGTCGCTGGACATGGAGCGCAAGGAGGTGGTTCGCAAGCAGTACATTCACATCGGGATTGCGGTGGATACGCCCAACGGGCTGATGGTGCCGGTGATTCGGGATGTGGACAAGAAGGGCCTGTGGGAGCTGGCGGCCGAAAGCGCCGAGCTTGCCCAGAAGGCCCGGGACAAGCAGTTGAAGCCGGCAGAGATGCAGGGTGCCTGCTTTACCATCACCAGTCTGGGTGGTATTGGCGGCACGGCATTTACGCCGATCGTGAATACGCCGGAGGTGGCGATTCTGGGGGTTTCCAAGGCGGCGATGAAGCCGGTCTGGGATGGCAAAGAGTTCCAGCCCCGGTTAATGCTGCCGTTGTCGCTGTCTTACGATCACCGGGCGGTGAACGGGGCCGATGCGGCACGGTTTACTTCGGTGCTCAGTCAGCTTCTTGGGGACATTCGGACTCTGCTGCTGTAA
- the aceE gene encoding pyruvate dehydrogenase (acetyl-transferring), homodimeric type yields the protein MYQDDDPIETSEWLDALESLIENEGIDRVKYILERLSERASRDGTELPYSITTPFRNSIPVSQQAPMPGDLFMERRIRSLIRWNAMAMVMRANQRPGDLGGHVSSFSSAATLYDVGFNYFFHGGDEKRESDLVYFQGHSSPGIYARSFLEGRFDEKDLDKYREEVDGTGLSSYPHPWLMPDYWQFPTVSMGLGPIQAIYQAHVMKYLDSRELVEMGDRKVWCFVGDGETDEPETLGSISMAGREKLSNLIFVVNCNLQRLDGPVRGNGKIIQELEGIFRGAGWNVLKVVWGRHWDPLFEKDKEGMMQRIMDEVCDGELQNYKSNGPAYTRKHFFGKYPETAKLVEGLSDEEIGKLNRGGHDPYKIYAAYDRAINNNGGRPTVILAHTIKGYGFGEAGEAQNTAHSLKKLDIEQLKSFRDRFAVPLKDDELKDVPYYRPAPDSPEIIYMKKRRQELGGFYPKRRKDCQPMQIPELDIFKAVLDGSGDRQISTTMAFVRILTALTKDKRIGKRVVPIVPDEARTFGMEGMFRQLGIYTAEGQKYVPEDREQIMYYREDKKGQILEEGINEDGSMAAWMAAATSYSTNNFPLIPFYAFYSMFGFQRVGDLAWASGDIQARGFLIGGTAGRTTLNGEGLQHQDGHSHVLANTIPNCKAYDPAYGYEMAVVIRHGMKEMFEDNKNVFYYLTIENENYQQPAMPKGCEDGIIKGMYKFESVETKGNKKTPRVQLLGAGAILNEVRAAAQMLKDDWGVASDVWSVTSFNELAREGQHVERWNRLHPEDKQKKAYVTQMLEKHQGPVVSSTDYIKLHSEQLRGFIPKTYLTLGTDGFGRSDTREKLRSFFEVDRYYVTVTALSALARDGEVKNDVVLEAMRKYGIDRNKTNPVLS from the coding sequence ATGTACCAGGACGATGATCCCATTGAAACCAGTGAATGGCTGGACGCGCTGGAATCTCTGATCGAGAACGAAGGCATAGACCGGGTCAAATACATTCTTGAGAGGCTGTCCGAGCGGGCCAGCCGCGATGGCACCGAACTGCCTTATTCCATCACCACGCCATTCCGGAATAGCATTCCGGTTTCCCAGCAGGCGCCCATGCCAGGCGACCTGTTCATGGAGCGCCGAATCCGCTCCCTGATCCGCTGGAACGCCATGGCCATGGTAATGCGGGCCAACCAGCGCCCCGGAGATCTCGGTGGCCACGTTTCCTCCTTCTCCTCGGCTGCCACGCTCTATGATGTTGGCTTCAACTACTTCTTCCACGGCGGCGACGAAAAGCGCGAATCCGATCTGGTCTATTTCCAGGGTCACTCCTCGCCGGGCATCTACGCCCGCTCCTTCCTGGAAGGCCGCTTTGACGAAAAGGATCTGGATAAATACCGGGAAGAAGTGGACGGCACGGGCCTGTCGTCATACCCCCACCCCTGGCTGATGCCGGATTACTGGCAGTTCCCGACGGTTTCCATGGGCCTTGGCCCCATCCAGGCCATCTACCAGGCTCACGTGATGAAATACCTGGACAGCCGTGAGCTCGTGGAGATGGGCGATCGCAAGGTCTGGTGTTTTGTCGGCGACGGTGAAACCGACGAGCCGGAAACCCTGGGCTCCATTTCAATGGCCGGCCGGGAAAAGCTCAGCAACCTCATTTTCGTGGTTAACTGCAACCTGCAGCGTCTGGACGGGCCGGTACGCGGCAATGGCAAGATCATCCAGGAGCTTGAGGGTATCTTCCGGGGCGCCGGCTGGAATGTGCTTAAAGTGGTCTGGGGCCGTCACTGGGACCCCCTGTTCGAGAAGGACAAGGAAGGCATGATGCAGCGGATCATGGACGAGGTCTGCGATGGTGAGTTGCAGAACTACAAGAGCAATGGCCCTGCCTATACCCGCAAGCACTTCTTCGGCAAGTACCCGGAAACGGCGAAGCTGGTTGAGGGGCTCTCCGACGAGGAGATCGGCAAGCTTAACCGAGGTGGCCATGATCCCTACAAGATCTACGCGGCCTACGATCGTGCCATCAACAATAACGGCGGGCGCCCGACCGTAATCCTGGCCCACACCATCAAGGGCTACGGCTTTGGCGAGGCCGGTGAGGCGCAGAACACGGCGCACTCGCTGAAGAAGCTGGATATCGAGCAGTTGAAATCGTTCCGCGACCGGTTCGCAGTGCCGCTGAAGGACGATGAGCTCAAAGACGTTCCCTACTATCGTCCAGCGCCGGATAGCCCGGAAATCATCTATATGAAGAAGCGCCGCCAGGAACTGGGTGGCTTCTATCCCAAGCGCCGCAAGGACTGTCAGCCAATGCAGATTCCCGAGCTGGATATCTTCAAGGCGGTACTGGATGGCTCCGGCGACCGGCAAATCTCCACCACCATGGCGTTTGTCCGGATACTGACCGCGCTGACCAAAGACAAGCGCATCGGCAAGCGCGTGGTGCCAATCGTGCCGGACGAAGCCCGTACCTTCGGTATGGAAGGCATGTTCCGCCAACTGGGTATCTACACGGCGGAAGGCCAGAAATACGTTCCGGAAGACCGTGAACAGATCATGTATTACCGGGAGGACAAGAAGGGCCAGATTCTCGAGGAAGGTATCAACGAGGATGGCTCCATGGCGGCCTGGATGGCAGCAGCGACGTCCTACAGCACCAACAACTTCCCGCTGATTCCTTTCTATGCCTTCTACTCCATGTTCGGCTTCCAGCGGGTCGGTGACCTGGCCTGGGCCTCCGGTGATATCCAGGCCCGCGGCTTCCTGATCGGCGGAACCGCCGGGCGGACCACCCTGAACGGGGAGGGCCTGCAGCACCAGGATGGCCACAGCCATGTGCTTGCCAACACCATTCCCAACTGCAAGGCCTATGATCCAGCCTATGGCTATGAAATGGCGGTGGTGATTCGTCATGGCATGAAAGAGATGTTCGAGGACAACAAGAATGTCTTCTACTACCTGACCATCGAGAACGAGAACTACCAGCAGCCGGCGATGCCCAAAGGTTGTGAAGACGGCATCATCAAGGGGATGTACAAGTTTGAGTCCGTTGAGACCAAGGGCAACAAGAAAACGCCCCGGGTTCAGCTGCTCGGTGCCGGTGCCATCCTGAACGAGGTGCGTGCCGCCGCCCAGATGCTGAAAGACGACTGGGGCGTCGCCTCGGATGTCTGGAGCGTAACCAGCTTCAACGAACTGGCGCGCGAAGGTCAGCACGTGGAGCGCTGGAACCGCCTGCATCCGGAAGACAAACAGAAAAAGGCCTATGTGACCCAGATGCTGGAGAAGCACCAGGGCCCGGTGGTTTCTTCCACCGATTACATCAAACTGCACTCTGAGCAACTGAGAGGGTTTATTCCCAAAACCTACCTGACCCTGGGCACCGACGGCTTCGGCCGCAGTGACACCCGCGAGAAGCTGCGCAGCTTCTTCGAGGTGGACCGTTACTACGTAACCGTAACGGCGCTTTCAGCCCTGGCCCGGGACGGTGAGGTGAAGAACGATGTGGTTCTCGAAGCCATGCGCAAGTACGGAATCGATCGCAACAAAACGAACCCGGTGCTGAGCTAA
- a CDS encoding KamA family radical SAM protein, whose protein sequence is MNSIVTFPNRIPTTEFEERRFKVYTDRQLDKIDIIQNLPEETLFEMKVVASVLPFRVNEYVINELINWNKVPNDPIYQLVFPQKGMLKDEHYERMAKLHREGADKKEIQAVAKEIRDELNPHPAGQMEMNMPELDGEVLDGVQHKYRETVLFFPAQGQTCHSYCTFCFRWAQFVGDKDLKMSSTEAEKLHGYLQEHTEVTDLLVTGGDPMVMKTKNLVQYLEPLLQPEFDHIQTIRIGTKALTFWPYRFVTDKDADELIDLFARLVDAGKHLAIMAHYNHWQEITTEIAEEAIRRIRATGAEIRAQGPLIKHVNDNADAWARLWKKEVQLGIIPYYMFVERDTGAKNYFEVPLAKAFQIYREAMKQVSGLARTARGPSMSAGPGKVEIQGITEIKDEKVFVLRFLQGRNPDWVQRPFFAKYSETATWLHELEPAFGEEKFFFEDEYEQMKRGNG, encoded by the coding sequence ATGAACTCCATCGTCACCTTTCCGAACCGGATTCCCACCACAGAATTCGAGGAACGGCGCTTCAAGGTCTACACCGACCGCCAGCTCGACAAGATTGACATCATCCAGAATCTCCCCGAAGAGACCCTGTTTGAAATGAAGGTGGTCGCCAGCGTACTGCCGTTCCGGGTCAACGAATATGTGATCAACGAACTGATCAACTGGAACAAGGTACCCAACGACCCGATCTATCAACTTGTCTTCCCGCAAAAAGGCATGCTGAAAGACGAGCATTACGAGCGCATGGCAAAGCTGCATCGGGAAGGTGCCGACAAGAAAGAGATACAGGCCGTCGCCAAGGAAATCCGGGACGAACTGAACCCGCACCCGGCCGGGCAAATGGAAATGAACATGCCAGAGCTGGACGGTGAAGTACTGGACGGCGTGCAGCACAAGTACCGCGAAACCGTGCTGTTCTTCCCCGCCCAGGGCCAGACCTGCCACTCCTACTGCACCTTCTGTTTCCGCTGGGCGCAGTTTGTCGGTGACAAGGATCTGAAGATGTCCAGCACCGAAGCCGAGAAGCTTCATGGCTACCTGCAGGAGCACACCGAGGTGACCGATCTGCTGGTAACCGGCGGTGACCCCATGGTGATGAAGACCAAGAACCTGGTGCAGTATCTGGAACCGCTGCTGCAGCCGGAGTTCGATCACATCCAGACCATCCGCATCGGCACCAAGGCCCTCACCTTCTGGCCGTACCGTTTTGTGACCGACAAGGACGCCGATGAGCTGATTGATCTGTTCGCCCGTCTCGTGGACGCTGGCAAGCACTTGGCCATCATGGCCCACTACAACCACTGGCAGGAAATCACCACCGAGATTGCCGAAGAGGCCATCCGCCGCATCCGCGCGACCGGTGCTGAAATCCGTGCCCAGGGCCCGCTGATCAAGCATGTCAACGACAATGCCGACGCCTGGGCCAGGCTGTGGAAGAAAGAAGTACAGCTGGGCATCATCCCCTACTACATGTTTGTCGAGCGGGACACCGGCGCCAAGAACTACTTCGAAGTGCCGCTGGCCAAGGCGTTCCAGATCTACCGCGAAGCCATGAAGCAGGTCTCCGGCCTGGCCCGCACCGCCCGCGGCCCCTCCATGAGCGCCGGCCCCGGCAAGGTGGAGATCCAGGGCATTACCGAGATCAAGGACGAGAAGGTGTTCGTCCTGCGCTTCCTGCAGGGCCGCAATCCGGACTGGGTACAGCGCCCGTTCTTTGCCAAATACAGCGAGACGGCCACCTGGCTGCATGAGCTGGAGCCGGCCTTCGGGGAGGAGAAGTTCTTCTTTGAGGATGAGTATGAGCAGATGAAGAGGGGTAACGGCTAA
- the trxA gene encoding thioredoxin produces MSDSPYIFEATMDNFQQKVMEASASTPVLVDVWAEWCAPCKQLMPLLEKLANEYQGAFVLAKVNADEQEQLTSSLGVRSLPTVILVKNGQAVDGFNGALPESEIRAVLDKHVEAPKEDPYDQAHRIWEAGDVEGALAILSDMNQKDPENLKVLIDLAQLKVEMGDLETAEQVLESLPPEEKMQHQAKQLAARVKFLKQSAELPPIKDLEMALEQDPKDPNALHQLALHHVLQENNAEAMDLLIRLMQVDSKYKDEVAKTTLIELFDKLGNNNPDVRTYRRKLYTLMH; encoded by the coding sequence ATGAGCGACTCTCCGTACATCTTTGAAGCCACCATGGACAACTTTCAGCAGAAGGTCATGGAAGCATCAGCCAGCACGCCCGTCCTGGTGGATGTCTGGGCCGAGTGGTGCGCGCCCTGCAAACAGTTGATGCCACTGCTGGAAAAGCTGGCCAATGAGTACCAGGGCGCCTTCGTGCTGGCGAAGGTCAACGCTGACGAGCAAGAACAGCTCACCTCCAGCCTGGGCGTGCGTAGCCTGCCGACGGTGATTCTGGTAAAAAACGGCCAGGCCGTGGACGGCTTCAACGGCGCCCTGCCGGAAAGCGAGATTCGTGCGGTGCTGGATAAGCACGTTGAAGCCCCGAAGGAAGACCCCTACGACCAGGCCCACCGGATCTGGGAAGCGGGGGATGTGGAAGGTGCCCTGGCGATCCTCTCTGATATGAACCAGAAAGACCCCGAGAACCTCAAAGTGCTGATTGATCTGGCGCAGCTGAAGGTGGAAATGGGCGACCTTGAAACGGCCGAGCAAGTACTCGAAAGCCTGCCGCCGGAAGAGAAAATGCAGCACCAGGCCAAGCAGCTGGCAGCCCGGGTGAAATTCCTGAAACAGTCGGCAGAGCTGCCGCCGATCAAGGACCTGGAGATGGCATTGGAGCAGGATCCGAAAGACCCGAACGCATTGCACCAGTTGGCCCTGCACCACGTATTACAGGAAAACAACGCTGAAGCGATGGACCTGCTGATCCGACTGATGCAGGTGGACAGCAAGTACAAGGACGAAGTGGCCAAAACCACCCTGATCGAGCTGTTCGACAAGCTGGGCAACAACAACCCGGATGTGCGGACCTATCGGCGCAAGCTCTACACCCTGATGCACTGA
- the lon gene encoding endopeptidase La, producing MNDDPSKDSLEEFEEDVTEYIGKDEHSKSLALPQQMMPRRMYVLPVSNRPFFPAQVQPVMVNQNPWQETLKRVGETDHRVLGICFVENEEAEDGIPASEQLKTTGCAVRVHHAQNESGKIQFIAQGLQRFRIVQWLRRKPPYLVEVEYPAEPEEDSDELKAYTLAIISAIKELLRTNPLYGEEVKQYLSRFGPEDSSPLADFGASMTSAPGRELQDVLDTVPLLRRMEKVLLLMRKEQEVARLQSEISEEVNAKVQKHQREFFLKEQLKVIQRELGMAKDDKTADVERFEERMAHLDPPEAVRERFNDEVQKLQVLEQGSPEYGVTRNYLDWLTQVPWGVHSEDHFDLAEARRILDRDHDGLDDVKDRIVEFLAEGTFKGEVSGSILLLVGPPGVGKTSIGHSVADALGRKFYRFSVGGMRDEAEIKGHRRTYIGAMPGKFVQALKDSKVANPVIMLDEIDKIGASYQGDPASALLETLDPEQNREFLDHYLDVRMDLSKVLFICTANQLDTIPRPLLDRMDVIRLSGYIGEEKLAIAKHHLLPRLLKRAGLLKKQFNITDAAIRQVIEGYARESGVRNLEKLLHKILRKGIVKLLENPGHPVKVGVADLQAYLGQPSFRKEKSLRGTGVVTGLAWTAMGGATLSIEASRIHSSQRGFKLTGQLGDVMKESAEIAYSYVSSNLKRFRGDPTFFDKSFVHLHVPEGATPKDGPSAGVTMATALLSIARKEAPQQNLAMTGELTLTGQVLPVGGIREKVIAARRQKIGNLILPEANRGDYEELPDYLKEGLTVNFAKHYNDVFQACFANKPRKGSSVH from the coding sequence ATGAATGACGACCCAAGCAAAGATTCACTTGAGGAATTCGAAGAGGACGTGACCGAATACATTGGCAAGGACGAGCACAGCAAGAGCCTCGCCCTGCCGCAACAGATGATGCCCCGGCGGATGTATGTTCTGCCGGTGTCCAATCGCCCGTTCTTTCCGGCCCAGGTACAGCCTGTGATGGTGAACCAGAACCCGTGGCAGGAAACTCTCAAACGAGTGGGTGAAACCGACCACCGGGTGTTGGGCATCTGCTTTGTGGAAAACGAGGAGGCCGAAGACGGCATACCCGCCAGCGAACAGCTGAAGACCACCGGCTGTGCCGTGCGCGTTCACCACGCCCAGAACGAGAGTGGCAAGATCCAGTTCATTGCTCAGGGCCTGCAACGCTTCCGGATTGTCCAGTGGTTACGCCGCAAGCCTCCCTACCTGGTGGAGGTTGAATACCCGGCCGAGCCGGAAGAAGATTCCGACGAGCTCAAGGCCTACACCCTGGCCATCATCAGCGCGATCAAGGAATTGCTGCGCACCAATCCGCTGTATGGCGAGGAGGTGAAGCAATACCTGTCCCGCTTCGGGCCAGAGGACAGCTCACCGCTGGCCGATTTCGGCGCTTCCATGACCAGCGCTCCCGGCCGTGAATTGCAGGACGTGCTCGATACCGTGCCCCTGTTGCGCCGCATGGAAAAGGTATTGCTGCTGATGCGCAAGGAGCAGGAAGTGGCGCGGCTGCAGTCGGAAATCAGCGAGGAGGTCAACGCCAAGGTGCAGAAGCACCAGCGGGAGTTTTTCCTGAAAGAGCAGCTCAAGGTCATCCAGCGCGAACTGGGCATGGCCAAGGACGACAAGACCGCGGATGTGGAGCGGTTCGAGGAGCGGATGGCGCATCTGGATCCGCCCGAAGCCGTGCGCGAGCGCTTCAACGATGAAGTCCAGAAGCTGCAGGTGCTGGAACAGGGCTCGCCGGAATACGGCGTTACCCGCAATTACCTCGACTGGCTGACCCAAGTGCCCTGGGGCGTGCACTCCGAGGACCATTTCGATCTGGCCGAAGCCCGCCGCATCCTGGACCGGGACCACGATGGCCTGGACGATGTCAAAGACCGCATCGTCGAGTTTCTGGCCGAAGGGACCTTCAAGGGCGAAGTGAGCGGCTCCATCCTGTTGCTGGTAGGCCCGCCGGGGGTAGGCAAAACCTCTATCGGCCACTCCGTCGCCGATGCCCTGGGCCGGAAGTTCTATCGCTTCAGCGTCGGCGGCATGCGTGACGAGGCTGAAATCAAGGGTCACCGCCGCACCTACATCGGAGCCATGCCGGGCAAGTTTGTCCAGGCGCTGAAGGATTCGAAAGTGGCGAACCCGGTGATCATGCTGGACGAGATCGACAAGATCGGCGCCTCCTACCAGGGTGATCCGGCGTCAGCGCTGCTCGAAACCCTGGACCCGGAACAGAACCGGGAGTTCCTGGATCACTACCTGGATGTCCGCATGGACCTGTCCAAGGTATTGTTTATCTGCACCGCGAACCAGTTGGATACGATACCCAGGCCACTGCTGGACCGGATGGATGTGATCCGCCTGTCCGGTTACATCGGGGAAGAAAAACTGGCCATCGCCAAGCATCACCTGCTGCCAAGGTTGCTGAAACGGGCGGGCCTCCTGAAAAAGCAGTTCAATATCACCGACGCCGCCATCCGGCAGGTGATCGAAGGCTATGCCCGGGAATCCGGTGTACGGAATCTTGAAAAGCTACTGCACAAGATCCTGCGCAAAGGCATCGTTAAACTGCTGGAAAATCCGGGCCATCCGGTAAAGGTGGGCGTTGCCGACCTGCAAGCCTACTTGGGCCAGCCCTCATTCCGCAAAGAGAAGTCGCTCCGGGGTACCGGCGTGGTCACAGGCCTCGCCTGGACCGCCATGGGCGGCGCCACACTCAGCATCGAGGCGTCACGTATCCACAGCTCCCAGCGCGGCTTCAAACTGACAGGTCAGCTCGGGGATGTGATGAAAGAGTCCGCCGAAATTGCCTACAGCTACGTGTCGTCCAACCTCAAGCGCTTCAGGGGCGACCCGACCTTTTTCGACAAGTCGTTCGTGCATCTGCATGTGCCTGAGGGGGCCACGCCGAAAGACGGCCCCAGCGCCGGTGTCACCATGGCCACCGCCCTGCTGTCCATCGCCCGGAAGGAAGCACCGCAGCAGAATCTCGCCATGACCGGCGAGCTGACACTGACCGGCCAGGTACTACCCGTGGGTGGTATCCGAGAAAAGGTGATTGCCGCCCGGCGCCAGAAAATCGGCAACCTGATCCTGCCGGAGGCAAACCGGGGAGATTACGAGGAACTGCCGGACTACCTGAAGGAAGGCCTGACGGTGAATTTTGCCAAACACTATAACGATGTGTTTCAGGCATGCTTCGCCAACAAACCCCGGAAAGGCTCCAGCGTCCACTGA